The Nitrospira tepida genome includes a window with the following:
- a CDS encoding ankyrin repeat domain-containing protein has translation MLPKVVRPCAVNVIRITLVLTFVAIIAACAGVRFPSDPLLEAARVGKTAKVRALIEAGVDVNTKGEDGETALMWAVGWGQLETVRVLLEKGADVNVKDKHGFTALMLATDSLPTSVAITQALLDKGAEVNARSHYGDTALMFASVANSVEVVRLLLEHGADVNGRTADGKTALSGARHFGHKQVIALLQEYGAKD, from the coding sequence ATGCTCCCTAAGGTGGTCCGTCCGTGTGCGGTGAATGTAATCAGGATAACCCTGGTGCTTACGTTCGTCGCGATTATAGCGGCCTGTGCTGGGGTGCGTTTTCCTAGCGACCCGCTCCTTGAGGCAGCCCGTGTTGGTAAGACAGCGAAAGTTAGGGCTCTTATCGAGGCAGGGGTTGATGTCAATACGAAAGGCGAGGATGGCGAGACGGCGTTGATGTGGGCCGTTGGTTGGGGCCAGTTGGAGACTGTGCGGGTGCTGCTGGAAAAGGGGGCCGATGTCAATGTTAAAGATAAGCACGGGTTCACAGCCCTGATGCTTGCTACCGATTCGCTCCCGACATCTGTAGCCATAACACAGGCTCTTCTTGATAAAGGAGCTGAGGTTAACGCTCGGTCTCATTATGGAGATACAGCTTTGATGTTCGCTTCAGTGGCAAACTCTGTCGAGGTCGTGCGGCTCTTGCTGGAACATGGTGCCGATGTCAACGGGAGGACCGCCGATGGAAAGACAGCTCTTAGCGGCGCGAGACATTTTGGCCATAAGCAGGTCATTGCCCTTCTTCAAGAATACGGAGCCAAGGACTAA
- a CDS encoding DUF5615 family PIN-like protein yields the protein MKVLVDMNLSPSWVSALEAHGFPSKHWSSVGDGRASDAVVLRWAHENKYVLFTNDLDFGAILAISRAAAPSVIQVRAQDLAPMRLKDLVVQALRQYEAILQQGALITIEEARLRARILPLNP from the coding sequence GTGAAGGTCCTTGTCGACATGAACCTGTCTCCATCCTGGGTATCCGCCCTTGAAGCTCATGGCTTCCCATCGAAACACTGGTCGTCTGTCGGCGACGGTCGAGCGTCGGATGCTGTGGTCCTCAGGTGGGCACACGAGAACAAGTACGTGCTGTTCACCAACGATTTGGATTTTGGAGCGATCTTGGCGATTTCGCGAGCCGCGGCACCAAGTGTCATTCAAGTTCGTGCACAGGACCTCGCGCCTATGCGCCTAAAGGATCTCGTCGTTCAAGCCCTGCGACAATACGAGGCAATCCTTCAACAGGGAGCGCTGATCACCATAGAAGAAGCTCGACTTCGCGCGCGTATCCTGCCGCTCAATCCATAG
- a CDS encoding DUF1501 domain-containing protein, whose translation MNRREFLKALGAIPLVFLAPSWLQRSWAAANGADRSNREAWQRTLLLLELHGGNDGLNTVIPYGDPRYYQVRPRLAIPREQVKQLTPELGLHPALEPLMPLWEAKELAVVAGVGYDSPNRSHFRSIEIWETGSDSEQTLDEGWLARLFARHPLPESFTAEGIVLGRGEAGPLAGGHSRIVTLQDPAQFLRQAELVRPVDRLTTNRALAHILEVQREIARASGDLERRLKQAAPFSAPFPATRIGKQLEIAATLMSARVPAAVIKVTHGSFDTHAGQLNQHQRLLQELAEALTAFRASLLQEGLWDRLLVMTYSEFGRRVAENGSQGTDHGTAAPHFFMGGRVKGGLYGSQPPLADLQAGDLRHRVDYRSLYNTVIQDWWGLRSNLFGGSAFPPINCLGS comes from the coding sequence CCCCTTCCTGGCTTCAGCGGAGCTGGGCCGCAGCCAACGGCGCAGACAGATCAAACCGGGAGGCATGGCAACGGACCCTGCTGTTGCTCGAACTGCATGGCGGCAATGACGGCCTGAATACCGTCATTCCCTACGGAGACCCACGCTATTATCAAGTCCGCCCGCGACTCGCCATCCCGCGCGAGCAGGTCAAACAGCTCACGCCGGAGTTGGGATTGCATCCGGCCTTGGAACCGTTGATGCCGCTCTGGGAGGCTAAGGAACTCGCCGTGGTCGCAGGCGTGGGCTATGACAGCCCGAACCGGTCGCACTTCCGTTCGATTGAAATCTGGGAGACCGGATCGGACAGCGAGCAGACCCTCGATGAAGGCTGGCTGGCGAGGCTCTTTGCCCGGCATCCGCTCCCGGAGAGTTTCACCGCGGAGGGCATCGTGCTCGGCCGAGGTGAGGCCGGTCCCTTGGCCGGCGGGCACAGCAGGATCGTCACGCTTCAGGACCCAGCGCAGTTTCTCCGGCAGGCGGAGTTGGTCCGGCCCGTGGACCGGCTCACGACCAATCGCGCCCTGGCCCATATCCTCGAAGTCCAACGGGAGATCGCTCGCGCCTCAGGAGATTTGGAGCGGCGCTTGAAGCAGGCGGCGCCGTTTTCCGCACCGTTTCCCGCGACCAGGATCGGCAAACAACTGGAGATCGCCGCGACGCTCATGAGCGCCCGCGTGCCGGCGGCGGTCATCAAGGTCACGCACGGCAGTTTCGATACCCACGCAGGCCAGCTCAACCAGCACCAGCGACTGCTTCAGGAGCTGGCCGAGGCTTTGACCGCCTTTCGCGCCAGCCTGCTCCAGGAAGGCTTGTGGGACCGGCTGCTCGTGATGACCTATTCGGAGTTCGGCCGGCGTGTCGCCGAGAACGGCAGCCAGGGGACGGACCATGGGACGGCGGCGCCGCACTTCTTCATGGGCGGCCGCGTCAAGGGCGGACTCTACGGATCACAACCGCCGCTCGCGGATTTGCAAGCGGGAGACCTGAGGCACAGGGTGGATTACCGAAGCCTTTACAACACCGTCATCCAAGATTGGTGGGGCTTGCGCAGCAACCTCTTCGGCGGCTCAGCCTTTCCACCCATCAATTGCCTGGGCTCATAA